The following coding sequences are from one Diospyros lotus cultivar Yz01 chromosome 7, ASM1463336v1, whole genome shotgun sequence window:
- the LOC127806640 gene encoding uncharacterized protein LOC127806640 produces the protein MSREGDWMCSACQHLNFKKRDSCQRCRCPKFADAADVAAYGLNRTEVLAGDWYCSSMSCGAHNYASRTSCFRCGATKDDYCAGYGTSVMAGGGYMFDGSGALPGWKSGDWICNRMGCGMHNYASRMECFKCKAPKDFGDAM, from the exons ATGAGCAGAGAGGGAGACTGGATGTGCAGTGCATGCCAGCACTTGAACTTCAAGAAGCGGGACTCGTGCCAGCGGTGCCGGTGCCCGAAGTTTGCGGATGCAGCGGACGTAGCAGCTTATGGACTTAACCGGACGGAAGTTCTCGCCGGCGACTGGTACTGCTCCTCCATGAGTTGTGGAGCCCATAACTACGCCAGCCGAACCAGCTGCTTCCGATGTGGCGCCACCAAAGATGACTACTGTGCCGGATATGGGACTTCCGTCATGGCCGGCGGAGGCTATATGTTCGACGGCAGCGGCGCCCTCCCTGGCTGGAAGTCTGGCGACTGGATTTGCAACAG GATGGGATGTGGCATGCACAACTATGCAAGCAGGATGGAATGCTTCAAATGCAAAGCACCAAAGGACTTTG GTGATGCCATGTAA
- the LOC127806580 gene encoding uncharacterized protein LOC127806580 — MASGGGRVPQPLRALASGAAVLLGGMFALSLTASATIRTLQSIAEAKRKKFALPCGACRGKGFYPCKLCQGKSTIEWSPLYDPLVINPCLCPTCDGNRVQRCLNCLGRGYY, encoded by the exons ATGGCCAGCGGCGGAGGCCGTGTTCCGCAGCCGCTGCGCGCGTTGGCGTCGGGCGCCGCCGTCCTGCTCGGCGGAATGTTCGCTCTGTCTCTAACTGCTTCCGCCACCATCCGAACGCTTCAATCCATCGCCGAGGCTAAGCGG AAAAAGTTCGCGTTGCCGTGTGGAGCATGCAGGGGAAAAGGGTTCTATCCTTGCAAATTGTGCCAGGGAAAATCAACCATAGAATGGTCTCCTCTGTATGATCCTCTGGTTATCAATCCGTGTCTCTGCCCTACTTGCGATGGCAACAG GGTGCAGCGCTGTCTCAATTGTTTGGGCAGAGGGTATTACTGA
- the LOC127806577 gene encoding uncharacterized protein LOC127806577 — protein sequence MPKERRDRSVSFDRSQASPYTSSSSRPRQSLPKNSESEDNMKEWEEARCPVCMEHPHNAVLLVCSSHNKGCRPYMCDTSYRHSNCFDQFRKSFAETSSATPQQQESAPLPSEHSTNDLMSEAMVANLQVERVEEGSTSLHPLSCEDKGKSKLLCPLCRGHITGWIVVESARHFMNAKSRSCACETCSFSGSYKDLRKHARLEHPDVRPSEADPERQRSWRRLERQRDFGDLISTLQSSIGEERSDDSHLSFDDEGWLTVYFLIRVFRPGSGLRSSSWSSTSRTRAQVTVRRRARLWGETHDGETESASRDEDNDSSDGGSGSWWPRDWTRRRPTPDNEL from the coding sequence ATGCCAAAGGAGAGGAGAGATCGTTCTGTTTCTTTTGATAGATCCCAGGCATCTCCTTATACTAGTAGCTCTAGTCGCCCAAGACAATCCTTGCCCAAAAACTCTGAAAGTGAAGATAACATGAAAGAATGGGAGGAAGCACGATGTCCTGTCTGCATGGAACATCCACACAATGCAGTTCTCCTTGTATGTTCATCCCATAATAAAGGCTGTCGCCCTTACATGTGTGACACAAGCTACCGCCACTCAAACTGTTTTGACCAGTTTCGGAAATCATTTGCTGAAACATCATCAGCAACACCTCAGCAACAAGAAAGTGCTCCACTACCATCAGAACATTCTACCAATGATTTGATGTCAGAAGCCATGGTGGCCAATTTGCAGGTTGAAAGGGTTGAGGAAGGTTCCACCTCATTACATCCCCTCTCATGCGAAGACAAGGGAAAGTCAAAGCTGCTGTGTCCTCTCTGTCGCGGGCATATCACTGGATGGATTGTGGTGGAGTCTGCTCGGCATTTCATGAATGCAAAGTCAAGAAGCTGTGCGTGTGAGACTTGCAGTTTTAGTGGCTCGTATAAAGATCTGAGGAAGCACGCAAGGCTGGAACATCCTGATGTCAGGCCATCAGAGGCGGACCCAGAGAGGCAGCGCAGTTGGAGGAGGCTAGAGAGGCAGAGGGATTTTGGAGATTTAATTAGCACTCTCCAATCTTCTATTGGAGAGGAAAGGAGTGACGATAGCCACTTGTCTTTTGATGATGAGGGCTGGCTTACCGTGTATTTCCTCATTCGAGTTTTCCGACCTGGGAGTGGTTTGAGAAGCAGTAGCTGGTCTAGTACCTCAAGAACGAGGGCACAAGTGACTGTCAGACGGAGAGCAAGGCTTTGGGGGGAAACCCATGACGGGGAAACTGAGTCTGCTTCgagagatgaggataatgactcTTCAGATGGTGGATCGGGCTCTTGGTGGCCACGTGACTGGACCAGGCGACGACCCACACCAGACAATGAGTTATGA
- the LOC127806579 gene encoding deSI-like protein At4g17486, which yields MGAENASNSSSEPRGGDTEFQTQVVLNVYDLTPANNYTSWIGFGIFHSGIEVHGMEYGFGAHDFPISGVFEVEPKNCPGFIFRCSIPLGLVNMPPAEFRAFLERMASDYHGNTYHLISKNCNHFTDDIAWRLTGKHIPGWVNRLARLGALCSCLLPESLQVTTVKQLPEYHAHPDDDGVECLSVTTHEQTESDDDQDKLLASLSTCGSDVAFIKEVQR from the exons ATGGGGGCAGAGAACGCCTCGAACTCGAGCTCCGAGCCCCGTGGTGGGGACACTGAATTCCAGACTCAAGTTGTGTTGAATGTCTACGACCTCACGCCCGCCAACAATTACACCTCTTGGATCGGATTCGGGATCTTTCATTCCGGTATTGAAG TCCATGGTATGGAATATGGATTTGGAGCGCACGACTTCCCCATTAGTGGAGTATTTGAAGTGGAGCCTAAAAATTGCCCAGGTTTTATTTTCAGATGTTCCATCCCACTGGGTCTTGTAAATATGCCTCCCGCTGAATTTCGGGCATTTCTTGAGCGTATGGCTTCTGATTATCATGGGAACACGTACCACCTCATCTCCAAGAATTGCAACCATTTTACAGATGACATTGCGTGGAGACTTACTGGCAAACATATCCCTGGTTGGGTGAATCGGCTTGCCCGGCTGG GTGCTCTATGCAGCTGTCTGCTCCCTGAAAGTCTTCAAGTCACTACTGTTAAACAGTTGCCGGAGTACCATGCACACCCAG ACGATGACGGGGTTGAGTGTTTGTCGGTCACCACGCACGAGCAGACAGAAAGTGACGATGATCAAGATAAGCTCTTGGCGTCACTGTCAACCTGTGGCTCAGATGTTGCTTTCATTAAGGAGGTCCAAAGGTGA
- the LOC127805701 gene encoding LOW QUALITY PROTEIN: G-type lectin S-receptor-like serine/threonine-protein kinase CES101 (The sequence of the model RefSeq protein was modified relative to this genomic sequence to represent the inferred CDS: inserted 2 bases in 1 codon) has translation MKELKGLAFLASFLSFCCYFVYFCQALDTLRPGDSLTNNQTLVSAGGVFELGFFGTGGPSSNHYLGIWFKNDPYKKPVSVANHNNPILDNTGILTIRYDGNLVITDTRLIPIIVDYGMLASSGNTTAKLLDSGNLVLMEGKNIAWQSFYFPSDTFLPGMKLGWLGLDTDHVKLMFLVSWLSPLVPTTGAFAIALAAKNMSXLNLWRRDGLLRQIGFWDGRNFRFYFQSSSKSYYFSYMSNQKDIYLGFDTVGNNMSWFVLNSMGDINEYTWQDQSIVMVNHTLCDSASADPSDGCLIPMPSMCGKDGTFSQIRGILPTSLVVSGSIWMGPSDCEIMCRGNCSCTAYASFHDDGTGCELYFGEVKGLLGMIGKGNGTIYIRGLAPFQSDLPRKRRLVLEVIFPTSFFIFLVLISVPCYRKWRKNTATGTIEKQDAIKETASLLLYKFGTHIVAIDEGSDADGLEFASGKDPEVPLLSFSCIVTATDSFSAARKIGEGGFGPVYKGMLLGYEIAVKRLSRMSGQGLEEFRNEVQLISKLQQRNLVRLLGYCIEGEEKILVYEYMPNGSLDSFIFGLSISYFFTAFFLIFFGVCYVTKNHSSRLENQQYFAGCGYMSPEYAVHGLFSARSDVFSFGVIMIEIVSGRRNSTFYETEGPLNLLGHAWRVWEDGRYVELMDPAMENKCCLDKLALVVQVALLCVQENAGDRPSMSDVLLMINNERTHLRLPKQPAFPTHLGMVDVDSLEGR, from the exons ATGAAAGAACTAAAAGGGTTAGCTTTTCTTGCTTCTTTTCTATCGTTTTGTTGTTACTTCGTGTACTTTTGTCAAGCATTAGACACCCTGAGACCAGGAGACAGTTTAACAAACAATCAAACTTTAGTCTCTGCTGGTGGGGTTTTTGAATTAGGCTTCTTTGGCACGGGTGGACCTTCAAGCAATCACTACCTGGGAATTTGGTTCAAGAATGACCCCTACAAAAAGCCTGTTTCGGTTGCAAACCACAACAATCCTATTTTGGATAACACAGGAATTTTAACTATAAGGTATGATGGAAACTTGGTGATTACAGATACAAGGCTAATTCCCATTATAGTAGATTATGGAATGCTTGCATCCAGTGGTAACACAACTGCAAAGCTTCTTGATTCAGGAAATCTAGTTCTCATGGAAGGCAAAAACATTGCTTGGCAGAGTTTTTATTTCCCATCTGATACTTTTCTGCCGGGTATGAAGTTGGGATGGTTGGGCTTGGACACAGATCATGTAAAGCTAATGTTTCTTGTATCTTGGTTGAGTCCACTTGTGCCAACAACTGGTGCATTTGCAATAGCACTTGCTGCAAAAAATATGAG CTTAAACCTTTGGCGCAGAGATGGTCTACTTAGGCAAATTGGTTTTTGGGATGGTCGTAATTTCAGATTTTACTTCCAGAGTTCATCAAAATCCTACTACTTTTCATATATGTCCAACCAGAAAGATATATATCTTGGATTTGATACAGTAGGGAACAATATGTCTTGGTTTGTGCTGAACTCAATGGGGGACATTAATGAGTACACTTGGCAGGATCAAAGTATTGTAATGGTCAACCATACTTTATGTGACAGTGCATCAGCAGATCCCTCAGACGGATGCTTGATACCAATGCCATCCATGTGTGGAAAGGATGGTACATTCTCACAAATTAGAGGAATACTGCCAACGTCTTTGGTTGTGAGTGGATCAATTTGGATGGGACCTAGTGACTGTGAGATAATGTGCAGGGGCAATTGTTCGTGTACTGCATATGCCTCTTTTCATGATGATGGAACAGGATGTGAACTGTATTTTGGGGAAGTAAAGGGTCTTCTTGGCATGATAGGCAAGGGAAATGGAACAATTTACATCAGAGGACTTGCCCCTTTCCAGTCCG ATTTACCAAGGAAAAGGAGGCTAGTTCTGGAAGTTATTTTTCCAacttctttcttcatttttctggtTCTCATCTCAGTACCATGCTAcagaaaatggagaaagaacACAGCTACAG GTACAATTGAAAAACAGGATGCCATAAAAGAAACTGCATCACTATTGCTTTATAAGTTTGGTACTCATATAGTAGCTATTGATGAAGGAAGTGATGCAGATGGTCTTGAATTTGCCAGTGGGAAGGATCCTGAAGTGCCACTGCTCAGTTTCTCTTGCATAGTAACTGCAACCGATAGCTTCTCTGCTGCACGTAAAATTGGAGAGGGTGGTTTTGGCCCAGTTTATAAG GGTATGTTGCTAGGATATGAGATTGCAGTGAAAAGACTCTCTAGAATGTCTGGACAAGGACTAGAGGAATTCAGAAATGAGGTGCAATTGATTTCCAAGCTGCAGCAGAGGAATCTTGTTCGGCTTCTGGGTTACTGCattgaaggagaagaaaagataCTAGTCTATGAGTACATGCCCAATGGAAGCTTGGATTCCTTCATATTTGGTTTGTcaatttcctacttttttaCAGCTTTTTTCCTCATCTTTTTTGGAGTATGCTATGTG ACTAAGAATCATTCATCGAGACTTGAAAACCAGCAATATTTTGCTGGATG TGGCTATATGTCTCCAGAATATGCAGTGCATGGCCTTTTCTCTGCAAGGTCTGATGTATTTAGCTTCGGAGTGATTATGATAGAGATCGTTAGTGGCAGAAGAAACTCGACCTTCTATGAGACAGAGGGCCCTTTGAACTTGCTAGGGCAT GCTTGGAGGGTGTGGGAAGATGGTCGATATGTGGAGTTGATGGATCCGGCAATGGAAAACAAATGTTGTCTAGACAAGCTTGCGCTCGTTGTTCAGGTGGCTCTCTTGTGCGTCCAGGAAAATGCAGGAGACCGGCCTTCCATGTCAGATGTTCTTTTGATGATAAACAATGAAAGAACACATCTACGTCTGCCGAAGCAGCCTGCTTTTCCCACTCATTTAGGCATGGTAGATGTTGATTCGCTTGAAGGCCGATAG